Proteins encoded together in one Olsenella timonensis window:
- a CDS encoding transketolase family protein, translating into MADVTKIATRQSYGEALVELGAEHDDFVVLDADLAAATQTGKFKAAYPDRFFDCGIAEQNLMGIAAGIATTGRVSFASTFAMFAAGRAFEQVRNSIGYPHLNVKIGATHAGISVGEDGATHQCNEDIALMRSIPGMTVVVPADDVEARAAVRAAYEHDGPVYMRFGRLAVPVFNDPETYEFQLGKGVLLREGTDVTIVACGLMVQAALEAAEALAEKGVSAEVINIHTIKPFDEELVRASAAKTGRVVTCEEHSVIGGLGDAVLSALAESPVPTRKLGVDDVFGESGPAVDLLHKYGLDAAGVVRAVEDLLA; encoded by the coding sequence ATGGCTGACGTCACGAAAATCGCAACGCGCCAGAGCTACGGCGAGGCCCTCGTCGAGCTGGGCGCAGAGCACGACGACTTCGTCGTCCTGGACGCCGACCTCGCCGCGGCGACCCAGACCGGGAAGTTCAAGGCCGCCTACCCCGATCGCTTCTTCGACTGCGGCATCGCCGAGCAGAACCTCATGGGCATCGCCGCCGGCATCGCCACGACCGGTCGCGTGTCCTTTGCGAGCACCTTCGCGATGTTCGCCGCCGGCCGCGCGTTCGAGCAGGTCAGGAACTCCATCGGCTACCCGCACCTCAACGTCAAGATCGGCGCCACGCACGCCGGCATCTCGGTGGGCGAGGACGGTGCCACCCACCAGTGCAACGAGGACATCGCGCTCATGCGCTCCATCCCCGGCATGACCGTGGTCGTCCCCGCCGACGACGTGGAGGCCCGCGCCGCCGTGCGTGCCGCCTACGAGCACGACGGTCCCGTGTACATGCGCTTCGGGCGACTCGCCGTGCCGGTCTTCAACGACCCGGAGACCTACGAGTTCCAGCTCGGGAAGGGCGTCCTGCTCCGCGAGGGCACCGACGTCACGATCGTGGCCTGCGGCCTCATGGTCCAGGCCGCCCTCGAGGCCGCGGAGGCGCTGGCCGAGAAGGGCGTCTCGGCCGAGGTGATCAACATCCACACGATCAAGCCGTTCGACGAGGAGCTCGTCCGCGCGAGCGCCGCCAAGACCGGTCGCGTGGTCACGTGCGAGGAGCACTCCGTGATCGGCGGCCTGGGCGACGCCGTCCTCTCCGCGCTCGCCGAGAGCCCCGTGCCGACGCGCAAGCTCGGCGTGGACGACGTCTTCGGCGAGTCCGGACCGGCGGTGGACCTGCTCCACAAGTACGGCCTCGACGCCGCCGGCGTCGTCCGTGCCGTGGAGGACCTTCTCGCCTAG
- a CDS encoding transaldolase family protein: MKFFIDTADLDEIREALSWGCLAGVTTNPSLYARTGGKLADFEGHMLKIAELCEGLPVSAESQAKTTEDMIADGRRLSALAPNIVVKLPICAEALAATHQLASEGVRINMTLVFSAPQALLAANAGARYISPFVGRFDDIAEDGISQLADVVACIGNYDWSGKNVDDQVEIITASVRTPNHVTQAALLGADIATVPFGALKKCLKHPLTDQGMAAFDADWAKVVAAQ; this comes from the coding sequence ATGAAGTTCTTCATCGACACCGCCGACCTCGACGAGATTCGCGAGGCCCTCTCGTGGGGCTGCCTCGCCGGCGTGACCACCAACCCGTCGCTGTACGCCCGCACCGGCGGTAAGCTGGCCGACTTCGAGGGCCACATGCTCAAGATCGCCGAGCTCTGCGAGGGCCTGCCCGTCTCCGCGGAGTCCCAGGCCAAGACCACCGAGGACATGATCGCCGACGGCCGCCGCCTGTCCGCGCTCGCCCCCAACATCGTGGTCAAGCTGCCGATCTGCGCCGAGGCGCTCGCCGCGACGCACCAGCTCGCCTCCGAGGGCGTCCGCATCAACATGACGCTGGTCTTCTCGGCCCCGCAGGCGCTTCTCGCCGCCAACGCGGGTGCCCGCTACATCTCCCCGTTCGTGGGCCGCTTCGACGACATCGCCGAGGACGGCATCTCCCAGCTCGCCGACGTCGTCGCCTGCATCGGCAACTACGACTGGTCGGGCAAGAACGTCGACGACCAGGTCGAGATCATCACCGCCTCCGTGCGCACGCCCAACCACGTGACGCAGGCGGCGCTGCTCGGCGCCGACATCGCCACCGTCCCGTTCGGCGCCCTCAAGAAGTGCCTCAAGCACCCGCTGACCGACCAGGGCATGGCTGCCTTCGACGCCGACTGGGCAAAGGTCGTCGCCGCCCAGTAG
- the secA gene encoding preprotein translocase subunit SecA codes for MPNFLSKILSMGADRELRELERLTARVNELEPRFQAMSDEELRGTTALLRERHARGETLDDLLPEAFAAVREASVRTTGLRHFDVQIIGGIALHRGTIAEMKTGEGKTLVSTLAGYLNAIPGKGVHIVTVNDYLARRDSEWMGSIYRFLGMSVGLIQNGMRLNMKKPAYEADVTYGTNSEFGFDYLRDNMVTRASMRVQRGHHFAIVDEADSILIDEARTPLIISGAGTKSASTYKDFARAVRGLTPDVDFEMDEAKHTIATTEVGLEKVERALGIDDIYGDPSGQLVNHLQQALKAEYMFHRDQQYVVVDGEVKIVDEFTGRIMEGRRYSEGLHQAIEAKEGVYVREENQTLATITLQNYFLMYDKLSGMTGTAMTEDAEFREVYHVPVTAIPPNRPVIRVDHDDLVYRTVDAKFQAVADDVAARHAKGQPCLVGTVSIENSERLSRILSKRGIRHDVLNAKHHEREAHIVAQAGRLGAVTIATNMAGRGTDILLGGSPSELAREEVAGRDFGLDSETTAELLQGTFLERVRACEELGADEGVADPTLRGVADALVKGSAPDGGAGDDEVAAALAALERMGVTEDADAPRLAAVATALRECGLDRVEDADASDAASPKRDRERRKGRRDDLRELGLPEDTGDAAFAAVSRVLRAGRAYCVLRAYDEALDRARATCEAEGEKVRQAGGLCVIGTERHESRRIDNQLRGRSGRQGDPGETQFYLSLEDDLMRLFGGERMDRISGMMQKYDMPDDMPIQAKVVTKAVESAQRKVEQVNFAMRKNVLDYDNVMNTQRQAIYEERNKILDGKDLMARVGEVTYDTVQREVSGFCPEGRGHDEWDVRGLTKWLEELTGRKDVPQVEEGQDEGDVADAVNEYVRRCFDEKAERIGEAPMHALASQVMLRVIDTRWMSYLQEMDYLKTGIGLRGFGQRDPLVEYKSEAYAAFSELVNTMYEDFLRTILRIEVAARPPAASDEEPSELRGARYSGPSEVDGDQGARRAARRPTPAPAAKPTTYRKADDPDPYAGVGRNDPCPCKSGKKFKKCHGRNR; via the coding sequence ATGCCCAACTTTCTCTCCAAGATCCTCTCCATGGGCGCCGACCGCGAGCTGAGGGAGCTCGAGCGGCTCACCGCTCGCGTGAACGAGCTCGAGCCGCGCTTCCAGGCCATGAGCGACGAGGAGCTCCGCGGGACGACGGCGCTCCTGAGGGAGCGTCACGCTCGGGGGGAGACCCTCGACGACCTGCTTCCCGAGGCGTTTGCCGCGGTGCGCGAGGCCTCCGTCCGAACGACCGGCCTGCGCCACTTCGACGTGCAGATCATCGGCGGCATCGCCCTGCATCGCGGGACCATCGCCGAGATGAAGACCGGCGAGGGAAAGACGCTCGTCTCGACGCTTGCCGGCTACCTCAACGCCATTCCCGGCAAGGGCGTCCACATCGTCACCGTCAACGACTACCTCGCCCGCCGAGACAGCGAGTGGATGGGGAGCATCTACCGCTTCCTGGGCATGAGCGTGGGCCTCATCCAGAACGGCATGCGCCTCAATATGAAGAAGCCCGCCTACGAGGCCGACGTCACGTACGGGACGAACTCCGAGTTCGGCTTTGACTACCTGCGCGACAACATGGTTACGCGCGCCAGCATGCGCGTGCAGCGAGGCCATCACTTCGCCATCGTCGACGAGGCGGACTCGATCCTCATAGACGAGGCCAGGACCCCGCTCATCATCTCCGGCGCCGGCACCAAGTCCGCGAGCACCTACAAGGACTTCGCGCGCGCCGTACGCGGCCTCACGCCCGACGTTGACTTCGAGATGGACGAGGCGAAGCACACAATCGCCACGACCGAGGTCGGCCTCGAGAAGGTCGAGCGCGCGCTCGGCATCGACGACATCTACGGAGACCCGTCCGGCCAGCTCGTGAACCACCTGCAGCAGGCGCTCAAGGCCGAGTACATGTTCCACCGCGACCAGCAGTACGTGGTCGTCGACGGCGAGGTCAAGATCGTCGACGAGTTCACCGGGCGCATCATGGAGGGCAGGCGCTACTCCGAGGGCCTGCACCAGGCGATCGAGGCGAAGGAGGGCGTGTACGTCCGCGAGGAGAACCAGACGCTCGCCACCATCACCCTCCAGAACTACTTCCTCATGTACGACAAGCTCTCGGGCATGACGGGCACCGCCATGACCGAGGACGCCGAGTTCCGCGAGGTCTACCACGTACCCGTCACCGCCATCCCCCCCAACAGGCCCGTGATTCGCGTCGACCATGACGACCTGGTCTACCGCACGGTGGACGCCAAGTTCCAGGCCGTGGCGGACGACGTCGCCGCGCGCCACGCGAAGGGGCAGCCGTGCCTGGTGGGCACGGTCTCCATCGAGAACTCCGAGCGCCTCTCCCGCATCCTGAGCAAGCGGGGCATCAGGCATGACGTCCTCAACGCGAAGCACCACGAGCGCGAGGCGCACATCGTGGCGCAGGCGGGCCGGCTCGGCGCCGTCACCATCGCCACGAACATGGCAGGACGCGGCACCGACATCCTGCTGGGAGGCAGTCCCTCCGAGCTCGCCCGCGAGGAGGTCGCCGGGAGAGACTTCGGGCTCGACTCTGAGACGACGGCAGAGCTTCTGCAGGGCACCTTCCTCGAGCGGGTGAGGGCCTGCGAGGAGCTGGGCGCCGACGAGGGGGTCGCCGACCCGACGCTCAGGGGGGTCGCTGACGCCCTCGTCAAGGGCTCGGCGCCCGACGGGGGCGCGGGGGACGACGAGGTGGCTGCGGCCCTTGCCGCCCTCGAGAGGATGGGCGTCACCGAGGACGCGGACGCGCCTCGCCTCGCGGCCGTTGCGACGGCGCTCCGGGAGTGCGGGCTCGACCGGGTCGAGGACGCGGACGCGTCCGACGCCGCCTCGCCGAAGAGGGACCGGGAGCGAAGGAAGGGTCGCAGGGACGACCTCAGGGAGCTGGGCCTTCCGGAGGACACCGGGGACGCGGCGTTCGCCGCGGTGTCCCGGGTGCTGCGAGCGGGCCGGGCATACTGCGTCCTGAGGGCCTATGACGAGGCCCTGGACCGTGCGCGCGCCACGTGCGAGGCGGAGGGCGAGAAGGTCAGGCAGGCTGGGGGCCTGTGCGTCATCGGCACCGAGCGCCACGAGAGCCGTCGAATCGACAACCAGCTCCGCGGCCGCTCCGGGCGTCAGGGAGACCCCGGCGAGACGCAGTTCTACCTCTCGCTCGAGGACGACCTGATGCGCCTGTTCGGCGGCGAGCGCATGGACCGCATCTCCGGCATGATGCAGAAGTACGACATGCCCGACGACATGCCGATCCAGGCAAAGGTCGTCACCAAGGCCGTGGAGAGCGCCCAGCGCAAGGTCGAGCAGGTCAACTTCGCGATGCGCAAGAACGTCCTCGACTACGACAACGTCATGAACACCCAGCGGCAGGCCATCTACGAGGAGCGCAACAAGATCCTCGACGGCAAGGACCTGATGGCGCGCGTGGGCGAGGTCACCTACGACACCGTCCAGCGCGAGGTCTCCGGCTTCTGCCCAGAGGGGCGCGGCCACGACGAGTGGGACGTTCGTGGCCTGACCAAGTGGCTCGAGGAGCTCACGGGCCGCAAGGACGTCCCTCAGGTGGAGGAAGGCCAGGACGAGGGCGACGTGGCGGACGCCGTCAACGAGTACGTGCGCAGGTGCTTCGACGAGAAGGCCGAGAGGATCGGCGAGGCTCCGATGCACGCCTTGGCGTCCCAGGTGATGCTTCGCGTCATCGACACGCGCTGGATGTCGTACCTGCAGGAGATGGACTACCTCAAGACCGGCATCGGACTGCGCGGATTTGGCCAGCGAGACCCGCTCGTCGAGTACAAGAGCGAGGCGTACGCCGCCTTCAGCGAGCTGGTCAACACCATGTACGAGGACTTCCTTCGCACGATCCTGCGCATCGAGGTTGCCGCCCGCCCGCCCGCCGCCTCCGACGAGGAGCCGAGCGAGCTGCGCGGCGCCCGCTACTCTGGTCCCTCCGAGGTCGACGGCGACCAGGGCGCGCGCCGCGCGGCGCGCCGGCCCACGCCCGCGCCCGCGGCAAAGCCGACCACCTACCGCAAGGCCGACGACCCCGACCCGTACGCCGGCGTGGGGCGCAACGACCCCTGCCCCTGCAAGAGCGGCAAGAAGTTCAAGAAATGCCACGGCAGGAATAGATAG
- a CDS encoding PTS sugar transporter subunit IIA: MLSELLDEGLVQLGVEASDWEDAVRKSTAPLVELGMATQGYVDDIVRGVRELGPYVVIAPHVALPHARPESGALRAAIGVVTLARPVPFGSPELDPVGYLFPLSATDSDGHLGALQALVVLLRAPAFLERLARARSAAEVLEIVREMEGSSV; the protein is encoded by the coding sequence ATGCTGAGCGAGCTTCTTGACGAGGGCCTGGTCCAGCTCGGGGTCGAGGCGTCGGACTGGGAGGACGCGGTCAGGAAGTCCACCGCCCCGCTCGTTGAGCTTGGCATGGCGACGCAGGGCTACGTCGACGACATCGTGCGCGGCGTCCGCGAGCTCGGCCCCTACGTCGTCATCGCGCCGCATGTGGCCCTGCCGCACGCGCGTCCCGAGAGCGGTGCGCTCAGGGCGGCGATCGGCGTCGTGACGCTCGCGCGCCCCGTCCCCTTCGGCAGCCCCGAGCTCGACCCGGTGGGCTACCTCTTCCCGCTCTCCGCCACCGACAGCGACGGTCACCTCGGCGCTCTGCAGGCGCTTGTCGTCCTGCTGCGCGCGCCCGCCTTCCTCGAGCGCTTGGCGCGGGCGAGAAGTGCGGCCGAAGTCCTCGAGATCGTTCGCGAGATGGAGGGGTCCTCCGTCTGA
- a CDS encoding YitT family protein — MSPIPWRVAARDALLIVAGSIVFAIGVDVFEVPYGLAAGGVTGLAMVFAALAEAVGVTLPVGLQTILMNALLMVVVVRSGSRGYVARTAAGVVACGFFTDALVPLLPAVGGEKDLLLCALWGGVVTGLGLGLVFRTGGNTGGTDIVAQMLARRTGLPVGTCVIVVDGLIIALSATVFSVEQALYAAVAMFISGKVIDAVVDGPRAARAAYIISERHDEIAHEILHTLDRGCTRLEARGMWSGEERPVLLCVLSRSETVWLKQLVAERDPRAIVVISEVHEVFGEGFRQIRA; from the coding sequence GTGAGCCCGATTCCCTGGCGGGTCGCCGCCCGTGACGCCCTGCTCATCGTCGCCGGCTCGATCGTCTTCGCAATAGGCGTGGACGTCTTCGAGGTCCCCTACGGGCTTGCGGCCGGCGGCGTGACGGGCCTCGCCATGGTCTTTGCCGCCCTGGCCGAGGCGGTCGGCGTCACGCTGCCCGTCGGATTGCAGACGATTCTCATGAACGCCCTGCTCATGGTCGTCGTGGTGCGCTCCGGGAGCCGGGGCTACGTGGCCCGCACCGCGGCGGGGGTCGTGGCCTGCGGCTTCTTCACCGACGCACTCGTCCCCCTCCTGCCGGCGGTCGGCGGCGAGAAGGACCTGCTGCTCTGCGCACTGTGGGGCGGCGTCGTCACCGGCCTGGGACTCGGCCTCGTGTTCAGGACCGGCGGCAACACCGGCGGGACCGACATCGTGGCGCAGATGCTGGCGAGAAGGACCGGGCTGCCCGTGGGCACCTGCGTGATCGTCGTGGACGGCCTCATCATCGCGCTCTCCGCGACGGTCTTCTCGGTCGAGCAGGCGCTCTACGCCGCCGTCGCGATGTTCATCTCGGGCAAGGTCATCGACGCGGTGGTCGACGGCCCGCGCGCCGCCCGCGCCGCCTACATCATCTCCGAGCGGCACGACGAGATCGCGCACGAGATCCTCCACACGCTCGACCGCGGCTGCACCCGCCTCGAGGCGCGCGGGATGTGGAGCGGCGAGGAGCGCCCCGTGCTCCTCTGCGTGCTCAGCCGCTCCGAGACCGTCTGGCTCAAGCAGCTCGTCGCCGAGCGCGACCCTCGCGCGATCGTGGTCATCTCCGAGGTGCACGAGGTCTTCGGCGAGGGATTCCGGCAGATTCGCGCCTAG
- a CDS encoding transketolase: MTDTELARVACEIRKGIIVGTHAAKSGHPGGSLSAADLFAYLYFEEMNVRPEEPRWDGRDRFVLSKGHTAPGLYAALAERGFFPKEDLGTLRHVGSHLQGHPNMNDTPGVDMSTGSLGQGISAAVGMALSAKHWGDPWRVYTLLGDGEVEEGQVWEAAMFAGNHGLDNLVVIVDHNGLQIDGTIEEVNSAMPIADKFRAFKFHVIELADGNDMAQIRAAFAEAREVVGRPVCIVAETVKGKGVSFMEGQVGWHGKAPNDEQFEQAMAELEAAGKEL, encoded by the coding sequence ATGACAGACACCGAGCTGGCGCGCGTCGCGTGCGAGATCCGCAAGGGGATCATCGTGGGCACGCACGCGGCCAAGTCCGGCCACCCCGGCGGATCGCTCTCGGCGGCGGACCTCTTCGCGTACCTCTACTTCGAGGAGATGAACGTGCGTCCCGAGGAGCCCCGCTGGGACGGTCGCGACCGATTCGTGCTCTCCAAGGGCCACACGGCGCCGGGGCTCTACGCGGCCCTCGCCGAGCGCGGCTTCTTCCCCAAGGAGGACCTGGGGACGCTGCGGCACGTTGGCAGCCACCTGCAGGGCCACCCCAACATGAACGACACCCCCGGCGTTGACATGTCGACCGGCTCGCTCGGCCAGGGCATCTCCGCCGCCGTGGGCATGGCGCTCTCCGCCAAGCACTGGGGCGACCCCTGGCGCGTCTACACGCTGCTCGGCGACGGCGAGGTCGAGGAGGGCCAGGTCTGGGAGGCGGCGATGTTCGCGGGCAACCACGGGCTCGACAACCTCGTCGTGATCGTGGACCACAACGGCCTGCAGATTGACGGCACCATCGAGGAGGTCAACTCCGCGATGCCCATCGCGGACAAGTTCCGCGCGTTCAAGTTCCACGTGATCGAGCTCGCCGACGGAAACGACATGGCGCAGATCCGCGCCGCCTTCGCCGAGGCCCGCGAGGTCGTGGGCCGGCCCGTGTGCATCGTCGCCGAGACCGTCAAGGGCAAGGGCGTCTCCTTCATGGAGGGCCAGGTTGGCTGGCACGGAAAGGCCCCCAACGACGAGCAGTTCGAGCAGGCCATGGCCGAGCTCGAGGCCGCAGGGAAGGAGCTCTAG
- the prfB gene encoding peptide chain release factor 2 translates to MAETTRPDLEALAARLAEVEGYLHIDERRGQVADLEARSSEPGFWDDADAARATMARLAAARDDVESIDAARAKLEDARAALELGEETGDDDLLAEASAAAASLADDLSELELSSWFTDDLDHGDAIVTVTPGQGGLEAQDWCEMLFRMYQRYCDRRGWKVTVNDAEPGEVIGLNRATFTVSGHNAYGMLRAEQGVHRLVRISPTDAKKRRQTTFAGVEVLPVLPDDVEVEIDPNDLRVDVYHASGHGGQGVNTTDSAVRITHLPTGIVVTCQNERSQLQNKAFAMSVLKSRLYELELARRAEELDELRGPKHDIGFGNQIRSYVLYPYQLVKDLRTGVETGAVDAVLQDGDLDRFVIGYHRWAVGGGEGR, encoded by the coding sequence ATGGCGGAGACCACGAGACCGGACCTCGAGGCGCTCGCCGCCCGCCTCGCCGAGGTCGAGGGCTACCTGCACATCGACGAGCGCCGCGGCCAGGTCGCGGACCTCGAGGCGAGAAGTTCCGAGCCCGGCTTCTGGGACGACGCCGACGCAGCGCGCGCGACGATGGCTCGCCTCGCCGCCGCGCGCGACGACGTGGAGAGCATCGACGCCGCCCGCGCCAAGCTCGAGGATGCCCGGGCGGCGCTCGAGCTTGGCGAGGAGACCGGGGACGACGACCTTCTCGCCGAGGCGTCCGCTGCTGCCGCCTCGCTCGCGGACGACCTCTCGGAACTCGAGCTGTCGAGCTGGTTCACCGACGACCTCGACCACGGAGACGCCATCGTCACCGTGACGCCCGGTCAAGGGGGGCTCGAGGCCCAGGACTGGTGCGAGATGCTCTTCCGGATGTACCAGCGCTACTGCGACCGTCGCGGCTGGAAGGTCACGGTCAACGACGCCGAGCCCGGCGAGGTCATCGGCCTCAACCGCGCGACCTTTACCGTGAGCGGCCACAACGCCTACGGGATGTTGCGCGCCGAGCAGGGCGTGCACCGCCTGGTGCGCATCTCGCCGACCGACGCCAAGAAGCGCCGCCAGACCACCTTCGCCGGAGTCGAGGTGCTCCCGGTGCTGCCCGACGACGTGGAGGTCGAGATCGACCCCAACGACCTGCGCGTTGACGTCTACCATGCGTCGGGACACGGCGGGCAGGGCGTCAACACGACCGACTCGGCGGTGCGCATCACCCACCTCCCGACGGGCATCGTCGTGACCTGCCAGAACGAGCGCAGCCAGCTCCAGAACAAGGCGTTCGCGATGAGCGTCCTGAAGAGCCGGCTCTATGAGCTGGAGCTCGCCCGTCGCGCCGAGGAGCTCGACGAGCTGCGCGGGCCCAAGCACGACATCGGCTTCGGCAACCAGATCAGGAGCTACGTGCTCTATCCGTACCAGCTCGTCAAGGACCTGCGCACCGGCGTGGAGACCGGCGCCGTCGACGCGGTGCTCCAGGACGGAGACCTCGACCGCTTCGTCATCGGCTACCACCGCTGGGCGGTCGGCGGGGGAGAGGGACGGTGA
- a CDS encoding bacterial transcriptional activator domain-containing protein, translating to MQVPDTIERSEMRDASGQNPQGSSRPTPVERVLMALCDARGAFKPGLVALCAEPGMGRHGVLTAVLRHATERGTRVARRDFSEASPPAVSRSLVRLARQLADCPGVTVVGLYEIPSSDESCVARQARALRRMYEEGASVLLVLGPEARQLLESLPECLVIPSGSLLRPLSSAAPADGPRNALALSRGIPSLVDSLQAVPEDAVGREPSSEYFDALGVLTGRALRPSLSDEERRLRLSMILLGTGSAHELSEVLGAVHSDLLAGVRETAPLFGVTRDCSAFGCLSAVDPHALTACLRSVAPTSALFPEVAPACLRLLVERGSIGRAATLALLPECAAALDAVLDHSGEFIDIGECRLVLHALDLVEQTGDVAVSTTRAVVLGLDSRGVCALPTAGAARSGATDELGLLVETRRLLWGEAPESRGDPVSSSELARRLATHVGACSLMLRGAFTAALGLLLGASGETGGDCASALLLEVDRDLATTLAGGRQLAGDARAGDAEEFIRRHPLRGLVGYLGIRDMLRALLGAGDEGAELDAAVASSERSGDPLVQVVALIVGACADLRGGAAARAQVRASRAEIVSRPFDADYLNRIARLIVDVARFQMGDELPPRYLEEPRDDLDEVRLLVWEVTVAEGEPRLSRPPRDEVPWDGLWLLRVLCTGVRGLSDALLERMPTRWRRALTSTGFTPSAPSPDASRHPGEEPAATPAKPVRLSLLGGFSLSIWGRDVPEERLNRRNVKSMLEYLVLRGGSAKRFQVVEQVWPDSDYVRGFGRVYQAASALRSIVSGVDPDMSLLVANRSSGEIAVDMGLIGCDVPEFRAAAREAVDSPDVRRSLECALEAERLYRGDLYLPPADASGFVARLRSELRALYADAMVEGSEAALSLGRDRTAVRLAEGAVTADGLREDAVNALTRALTACGRDGEAARQRRAFEGRVARAPSGARRARGARA from the coding sequence ATGCAGGTGCCAGACACGATCGAGCGCAGCGAGATGCGCGACGCGAGCGGCCAGAATCCTCAAGGGTCCTCGAGGCCCACGCCAGTCGAGCGCGTTCTCATGGCGCTCTGCGACGCGCGCGGAGCGTTCAAACCGGGGCTTGTCGCCCTGTGCGCGGAGCCTGGGATGGGTCGGCATGGCGTCTTGACCGCAGTGCTGCGCCATGCGACCGAGCGGGGGACGCGCGTTGCCAGGCGCGACTTCAGCGAGGCATCGCCGCCCGCCGTCAGCCGTTCGCTCGTACGACTTGCGCGGCAGCTCGCCGATTGTCCCGGCGTCACCGTCGTGGGCCTCTACGAGATTCCATCGTCTGACGAGTCGTGCGTGGCAAGGCAGGCGCGAGCCCTCAGGCGCATGTACGAGGAAGGGGCCTCCGTTCTGCTCGTTCTCGGGCCGGAGGCGCGCCAGCTTCTCGAGTCCCTCCCGGAGTGCCTCGTCATCCCCTCCGGGTCGCTCCTGCGCCCCCTCAGCTCCGCCGCCCCGGCGGACGGCCCCCGCAACGCTCTCGCACTCTCTCGGGGAATTCCGTCGCTGGTCGATTCCCTTCAGGCCGTCCCCGAGGACGCCGTCGGGCGCGAGCCCTCCTCAGAGTATTTCGACGCGCTCGGCGTCCTGACGGGTCGCGCGCTGCGCCCCTCGCTCTCCGACGAGGAGCGTCGGCTCAGGCTGTCGATGATTCTGCTGGGGACCGGCTCGGCTCACGAGCTCTCCGAGGTGCTGGGTGCCGTGCATTCGGACCTTCTCGCAGGGGTGAGGGAGACGGCGCCGCTGTTCGGCGTGACGCGGGACTGCTCGGCGTTTGGCTGCCTGTCCGCCGTCGACCCGCATGCCCTGACGGCCTGCCTCCGCAGCGTCGCGCCGACGAGCGCGCTGTTTCCAGAGGTTGCCCCCGCATGCCTGAGGCTCCTTGTCGAGCGCGGGAGCATCGGACGCGCCGCGACCCTGGCGTTGCTGCCCGAGTGCGCGGCGGCGCTCGATGCGGTGCTCGACCACTCCGGGGAGTTCATAGACATCGGGGAGTGCCGCCTCGTCCTCCATGCGCTGGACCTCGTCGAGCAGACGGGGGATGTCGCCGTGTCGACGACGCGGGCGGTCGTGCTCGGGCTCGACTCGCGCGGCGTCTGCGCGCTGCCCACGGCCGGCGCCGCCCGCTCGGGGGCGACGGACGAGCTGGGGCTGCTCGTCGAGACGAGGCGGCTGCTCTGGGGCGAGGCCCCGGAGTCGCGAGGTGACCCCGTGTCGTCGAGCGAGCTTGCGCGCAGGCTCGCCACGCACGTGGGAGCCTGCTCCCTCATGCTGCGCGGGGCGTTCACGGCGGCCCTGGGGCTGCTTCTCGGTGCCTCGGGAGAGACGGGCGGCGACTGCGCGTCGGCGCTGCTGCTCGAGGTCGATCGAGATCTTGCGACGACGCTGGCGGGCGGGCGGCAGCTCGCCGGGGACGCGAGGGCGGGCGATGCCGAGGAGTTCATCCGGCGTCACCCGTTGCGCGGCCTCGTCGGGTATCTGGGCATACGTGATATGCTGCGGGCGCTGCTCGGGGCGGGCGACGAGGGGGCCGAGCTCGATGCTGCCGTCGCCAGCTCCGAGCGGTCGGGAGACCCCCTCGTCCAGGTCGTCGCCCTTATCGTCGGTGCGTGCGCCGACCTGCGGGGCGGTGCCGCGGCCAGGGCCCAGGTGCGGGCGTCTCGCGCCGAGATCGTCTCGCGCCCGTTTGACGCCGACTATCTCAACCGGATCGCCCGGCTGATCGTCGACGTCGCGCGCTTCCAGATGGGTGACGAGCTGCCGCCCCGCTATCTCGAGGAGCCGCGGGACGATCTTGACGAGGTGCGCCTGCTCGTCTGGGAGGTGACAGTTGCGGAGGGGGAGCCCCGGCTCTCCCGACCGCCGCGCGACGAGGTCCCCTGGGACGGGCTATGGCTCCTCCGCGTCCTGTGCACGGGCGTGCGCGGCCTGTCCGACGCGCTTCTCGAGCGTATGCCGACCCGTTGGAGACGGGCTCTGACCAGCACGGGCTTCACGCCGAGCGCGCCCTCCCCGGATGCGTCCCGTCACCCGGGGGAGGAGCCCGCCGCGACGCCGGCAAAGCCGGTTCGGCTGTCGCTCCTCGGCGGCTTCTCCCTGAGCATCTGGGGCCGGGACGTTCCCGAGGAGCGGCTGAATCGCAGGAACGTAAAGTCCATGCTCGAGTATCTCGTCCTGCGGGGCGGCAGTGCCAAGCGCTTTCAGGTTGTCGAGCAGGTCTGGCCCGACAGCGACTACGTGCGGGGGTTCGGCAGGGTGTACCAGGCCGCGAGCGCCCTGCGCTCGATCGTGTCGGGCGTCGACCCGGACATGAGCCTGCTGGTCGCGAACAGGTCGAGCGGGGAGATCGCGGTCGACATGGGGCTGATTGGCTGCGACGTCCCGGAGTTCAGGGCGGCCGCGCGCGAGGCCGTCGACAGCCCGGATGTCCGGCGCTCGCTCGAGTGCGCCCTCGAGGCGGAGCGGCTCTACCGAGGAGATCTCTATCTGCCCCCGGCCGACGCCAGCGGCTTTGTCGCGAGGCTCCGCTCGGAGCTGAGGGCGCTCTACGCCGATGCCATGGTGGAGGGCAGCGAGGCCGCGCTCAGCCTCGGGCGCGACCGGACGGCGGTGCGCCTGGCGGAGGGGGCGGTGACGGCAGACGGGCTCAGAGAGGATGCGGTCAATGCGCTGACCAGGGCCCTTACCGCCTGCGGGAGGGACGGGGAGGCCGCGCGGCAGCGCCGCGCCTTCGAGGGCAGGGTCGCCCGGGCCCCCTCCGGGGCGCGCCGGGCGCGAGGGGCACGGGCGTGA